The Helianthus annuus cultivar XRQ/B chromosome 11, HanXRQr2.0-SUNRISE, whole genome shotgun sequence region CCGGGTACATTtttggtaccggttcggtaccggtatttaccggttttacactaaaataccggtaccgtactaGTACCGAACGATAccgtaccggttcggtaccgaacGGGTACCATGCCAGGGGCGGATGTATGTGTGaacaaggggtagcctccgctaccgcttggtcggaaaatttttgacgtttttagtgcaaattttggaaaaatttgacgttttttcgatttcgttaccgcctatttataaaacgttaccgcttggtcggaatcctagatccgccactgtacCATGCTCATCCCTAGTTTCTTGACTTTTACTGCTAATTAGTACTTCAAATGTGTGGATAATTAATTGAATATGATCTTAACCTTAATTCATGAAAAAGTAACAAAAATAAACCTTTATGTTGTATGATCAAACCGGACCATAACCAAAAAAATGATTTAACCAATGTTTCGGTTTTAGATTATTTTTTTAGTTTGATTTTACTGCTAATTAGTACTTCATATGTGTTATAATTAATAGGATATGATCTAAAAAGGAACAAAATAAACCTTCAAGTTGTATGATCGAACCGGAAAAACTGATTTGACCAATGCTTCGATTTTTTGTTAACTGTTGTTTTtttggttcggtttcggttaCACACAccatttcagaaaaaaaaaaaaaaaaaaactggtttAACCATAATCGAAAAAAACTGATTTAATCAATGCTTCGGTCTTTTTCGGGTTCGGTTTCTGTGATGAGTGTTTCTTGTTTTATGATTTATTAATTTTGTACAAATATTACTTGTAATATATGTTGATTTCAGTTAAATTTCCAGTTTTGACAGTTAGAAAATCAAATTAAGAAGCTATGAGGTGTTTCGGGTTCTCTTACAACGAACCAAAGGGAGAATCCTCAAAAACCTCAACAAAATCAGTTTCTAATTCCATCCAATCATCCAGTTCTACGTTCACAACAGATCGCGATATCGGACGGTCTGGATCAGAATTTAATTCTCAGAATGTTTCCGATCGTAGCATAGAGTCGGTTGGTAGCATGAACTTCCCTAGCTTTTCACAAAAATCGAGTAATCTTACGGTATTCACATTTGCCGAACTCAAGACGGCTACCAAGAACTTTAGCCGGGCTGCAAAGATTGGCGAGGGTGGGTTCGGGTGTGTCTATATAGGTGTCGTTAAGAACCCTCAAGATCCTACTAAAGGGTTAGAAGTGGCGGTTAaacagttgagcagaacaggttTACAGGTTAGCTTTGTTTCTCTATGTTTAGGGTTGAGCAATTTACGGTTCCGAAAAGCTAGAACCGGAGAACCGAACCGGAACCGCCACTAGAACCAGTTTGggtttaaactttaaatattatGTTCAAAAACCCTACTAATTtatttaaagagtaaattgccattttagtccctgaggtttgaccaaaattaccactttagtccaaatagtttttttcttgccattttagtccagatagttttgttttctgccatttttagtccctgacttttgtcattttttgccattttcatcgaccacaaccaccaccacccaagCTCCCACCACCCATCCCATCACAACCTTCTATCATCGCCACCACCTGCCTGCACCGTCACCAcccacccaccccaccaccatcaccacccaccatttCCATCACCACCGGCCACTTTTCCACCACCCACGTCATCAACCAACACCGTCACCATCATCGTAAAACCAACAaccaccgccatcatcttcaCTGTAAACCAGCACAACACCATCCCCATACCATCGCACCtgcaaaaaaagaaagaaaaatgtggtttgaccaaaattcaccAAAGTTAACTAACTTTTTTGAATGGAGAAAATGACAAAAGTCAGGGGCTAAAATggcagaaaacaaaactatttggactaaaatggcaagaaaaaaactACAGTATTTGGactaaacctcagggactaaaatggcaatttactcttatttatttaaactttaaatattatatttataaaatatgtTAAAGAATATAGAAATAGTTTTTGCATAATGTTTGAAGTTTTTGTGATGTTCGACTCTTGGATTTTGATGATTTGACTTTTTGAACGTCTACTTTATCTCGAAGATCAGTTTCGATTTTCTGATTGTTGGAAAAAGTTTATAGTAGTTACATTTAACTATAACGAAATGTTGTAATCAACATGTTTTGGAGCTAAAAACAAGTGATCCATGCATGTGAAATACCTAAAATGCCCTTTGTCTATGAATTATGTTAATTCTTAGTTATATTGAAACAGGGGCACAAAGAGTGGATAACCGAAGTGAACGTTCTCGGAGTGGTTGAGCATCCAAATCTTGTAAAACTAGTTGGTTATTGTGCGGAAGACGATGAAAGAGGAATACAACGGCTTCTAGTCTATGAATATATGCCTAACCGAAGTGTCGAGGACCATTTAAGTGCAAGATCCGGCACACCACTCTCATGGGCCATGAGACTCAAAGTGGCTCAAGATGCGGCTCGTGGGTTGACGTATCTACATGAAGAAATGAGTTTTCAGGTATTTTAAGTTTTAACACTAATGAATTATAGTTTACAAATGGACATATTTTACGAGACTAATAATAATTTTGATATTTTTGTAGATTATTTTTAGAGATTTCAAGTCTTCCAACATTCTGCTAGACGAGCATTGGAATGGGAAGCTTTCGGATTTTGGAATGGCTCGGTTAGGTCCTCAAGAAGGACTCACCCATGTCTCTACTGCGGTACGTGCATTTGATTTTAGTCCCCAACTTTGATAAAAGTACACGGATGTTCCCTGTGGTTTACCGatattttggatttggtccccaacttttcaaaagtacacggatggttccgatggtttgcactttgtaacgcttttagtccccaactttttccaaaagtacatggatggtccctattgtttgcactttgtaacgcatttagtccccaacttttccgtgtacttttggaaagttggggaccaaatccaaaattttggtaaacaaGAGGGACCATCCGCGTACTTTACTCTAAATGCAATTAAGAAACTATATTACTACATATAGAATCTGAAAGAAAACGATACATGAGGTTGTTTTATGCATTTTGAATACATTCGGATGACTTTTGACAAGCTTGACCTGTTCAACTCGTTCACTcttatttgacccgttaacctGAATCGACCCCTTTACTCATAAAGGGGTAGAAAATTGCAACTTCCTTCAATTCCATATTTGCCCATCATTGACTACAATTCACAATATCCCtctactaggttataaccccgtgtattacacggggttaaataaataaattttttatactaaataataaaacaatctatatctttaaaaacctcatttattgtacgggttgaataaatataatatgggttgaataaatgtaattttatataccaaataaaaaagttatatctttaaaaccatgtgtattacacgggttgaataaatataatattgtttaccaaataaaaatatttaatatattaatacaaagtttggtttttgtgataaaaatagattattctgttgttgcaaaatttgttaacgaagtctcaataaatttaaccctttattaaaaactccgtaaatgtataaatgataaataatattagttaattttactTTAAGTTTCATAAAAtatatttgataccaaactaaacaaaacgttcaaatataattaattcaaataaataatattataaatgagaaggagattaaactaaacaATAATTATcaataagatattaaactaataatatttagtaggagggttatctataatataagatattaaacaaaataatatttagtaggaggattatctatataattaattagaagagattaaactaaaataataattatctacaagaGAAGgcttaatatgatgacaagtgtcctaaagtggtttcttttattatataataaaaatatgtCTAGTAAAGGGCGTTTTAGACATTTTACTATGCATCCCAAGACATGAAATTTCTAAATTTTGTGATGTTATATAATCAGGTTGTAGGAACCATGGGATACGCGGCTCCAGAATACATCCAAACCGGTCATCTAACATCGAAGAGCGACGTATGGAGCTACGGGGTCTTTCTATACGAACTTATCACGGGCAGGAGCCCACTGGACAAAAACCGGCCCAAAAACGAGCAGAAGCTTCTAGAATGGGTGAAACCGTACCTAGACTCCAAAAAGTTCCGGCTAATCGTTGACTCAAGACTCGAGGGTAAGTACTCGCTAAAATCAGCACAAAAGTTGTCGATAATAGCGAATAGGTGCTTGTCTAGAAACAGTAAGTCAAGGCCGAAGATGAGTGAGGTTCTAGAAATGGTCAACCAACTCATCGGGGGTAAGTCACAAGCGACCGGTCCTGCATCACTCAGGAGTCCGGCCCCGGTGGTTACTATGGAGACGAAAACGGCTTTTGCGGGTCCCTCCCAGCGTCAAAAGACAGGTGCGGACACGAGATCTAAAGTTGAAAAAGGGTCTCATTTGGATGATCAGTCTGCTCGTTTTGCGCGGCCGAAGTTGGTGACAACTTGTTGATTCCTAGTATTTGAGAATGAGTTTTGCAGTGTATGTTGTTGCCCTTGATGATTCTGAACTTTTGGGAATGACTTTTATGGAAGGTGTATTAATATGTTATATTTTGTAgtaattgtaattgtaattgtaaatatattacaaactaACATGGGAGGAGCAGATTAGGCAAGATTTGCTAGAGTTGCACCTTTTTGAGGACATGGTCCAGGATAGAAGTTCGTGGAGACGCAGGATTAAGGTTAAAGATTTTTTAGGAGAGAGTAATGAGGTGTCTCAGATTTTTGGGTTAGGGGTTTATATTTTCTACTTTTCGGGTGGACCTTACATGTGTTTATCATcttgtgtgtatgtgtgtgtatatatatatattgctttAGGGCTATAGTTGTGTCTATTCTACTATATTAGTCGGTTACTGCTTATTCTGTGATTGGTGGATTTCTATTGCTATATCTGTAGTTTGCATTGTTTGCTTGATGTTTGGTTTCGAGCCGGGGTTATTTTTGGAAGCAGCCTCTTTATCCATATGGATAGAGGTAAGGtttgtctacatcccaccctccccagaccccaCCAATAGTATTGTTATTTGTGGGACTTGCTGGGTACTGTTGTTGTAAATATATTACAATGCTTTAGTATAGTTATGTTTTTAAGCTATAAAATTTTGTTTATCTCTATATGTTTTGGCATAAAGTTTATTGCAAATTGAGTTGTATCTAATATGATGTATTTTCGTCTAACAAAa contains the following coding sequences:
- the LOC110891277 gene encoding serine/threonine-protein kinase PCRK1; translation: MRCFGFSYNEPKGESSKTSTKSVSNSIQSSSSTFTTDRDIGRSGSEFNSQNVSDRSIESVGSMNFPSFSQKSSNLTVFTFAELKTATKNFSRAAKIGEGGFGCVYIGVVKNPQDPTKGLEVAVKQLSRTGLQGHKEWITEVNVLGVVEHPNLVKLVGYCAEDDERGIQRLLVYEYMPNRSVEDHLSARSGTPLSWAMRLKVAQDAARGLTYLHEEMSFQIIFRDFKSSNILLDEHWNGKLSDFGMARLGPQEGLTHVSTAVVGTMGYAAPEYIQTGHLTSKSDVWSYGVFLYELITGRSPLDKNRPKNEQKLLEWVKPYLDSKKFRLIVDSRLEGKYSLKSAQKLSIIANRCLSRNSKSRPKMSEVLEMVNQLIGGKSQATGPASLRSPAPVVTMETKTAFAGPSQRQKTGADTRSKVEKGSHLDDQSARFARPKLVTTC